One window of Desulfobacca acetoxidans DSM 11109 genomic DNA carries:
- a CDS encoding class I SAM-dependent methyltransferase: MQPILCPLCRQNDTLPVWRKTYGDLQVTTVLCRSCGLVYHNPVVQDSDRERLGLTHRQLHTNEAINQRHRRRVQQRVDRQTDFLAPIIRPSWQTLEIGCGLGVFSDWLHRQGCEVVGIEPDSQQAAYAREHYGIEVINDRFEEIAITSGFDFIASSHVIEHFPAPLAFLQKVRSLAKPEAWLFLETPNILAPKVGPRRVFSLPHNYYFSPQTLTALLAQAGWHVEKMRVFRRDSFQLVARTAPAQPAVTDGLHAREVLQAIRRHRWVYYLYLLFLWRKIPLWQRKWMYRFQDYLS; this comes from the coding sequence ATGCAACCTATCCTGTGCCCTTTATGTCGACAGAACGATACCCTCCCCGTATGGCGGAAAACGTATGGCGACTTGCAGGTTACCACGGTTTTGTGCCGATCCTGCGGTCTCGTCTACCATAATCCCGTGGTGCAGGACAGTGATCGGGAACGATTAGGCCTGACGCATCGCCAACTTCATACTAATGAGGCCATAAATCAGCGCCACCGCCGCCGGGTGCAGCAGCGGGTGGATCGGCAGACAGATTTTTTAGCCCCGATAATCCGGCCGTCCTGGCAGACCCTGGAGATCGGCTGTGGGTTGGGCGTCTTCAGTGATTGGCTGCACCGGCAGGGGTGCGAAGTTGTCGGTATTGAACCGGACTCGCAACAGGCAGCCTACGCCAGAGAGCACTACGGCATCGAGGTCATCAACGACCGCTTCGAAGAAATAGCCATCACCTCAGGTTTTGATTTTATTGCCAGTTCGCACGTTATAGAACATTTTCCCGCACCTTTGGCCTTTTTGCAGAAAGTCCGCTCCCTGGCCAAGCCCGAGGCCTGGCTCTTCCTGGAGACGCCCAATATTTTGGCGCCTAAGGTGGGGCCGCGGCGGGTGTTTTCTCTGCCGCATAATTATTATTTTTCCCCCCAAACCCTCACCGCGCTGTTGGCGCAAGCCGGCTGGCACGTTGAAAAGATGCGGGTTTTCCGACGGGATAGCTTTCAACTGGTCGCCCGGACTGCACCAGCGCAACCGGCTGTAACCGACGGCCTTCATGCCCGGGAGGTGCTCCAGGCCATTCGTCGCCACCGGTGGGTATATTATCTCTATCTCTTGTTCTTATGGCGCAAAATTCCTCTCTGGCAACGCAAGTGGATGTATCGTTTTCAGGATTATCTCTCTTAG
- a CDS encoding B12-binding domain-containing radical SAM protein has protein sequence MRILLVQPTTYYWGKKALHSKTRWLLGLTLPYIAGLTPRHVTVEIADDRLGPIPFHRHYDLVGITATCATADRGYEIAQEFRQRGIPVVMGGFHITLHPEEALEHCDAVVVGEAESVWEQVLEDARLKRLKPRYQAQGFHDMAGLPRPRVELMNLRRYRVKIIPTQTSRGCPYHCSFCEVPIVYGHTYRRRPIGEVLDEIKTLVKVTSLRRIYFVDDNLTGHRDYAKELFKGLQPLNIHWSCLWTINTSRDVELLDLAKKAGCYHINIGIENVCPESINSIAKVQNPVEEYEWLLARLRERGLFYSLNFMFGLDGDTMALFDKTLEFVERIKAPMAFFNSITPRRGTPLWEQLSQEGRVHKPEAEKYLGMVCNFLPKHMTPEQCEAGVWRCFQQFYSYPSIFRRLLAPPNGYIFQGLPSNLYFHFVVNKRIDPVDFY, from the coding sequence ATGAGGATTTTATTGGTTCAGCCCACGACGTACTATTGGGGGAAAAAAGCTCTGCACAGTAAGACGCGTTGGCTGTTGGGTCTCACCCTGCCTTACATCGCCGGCCTGACACCTCGGCATGTGACCGTCGAAATAGCGGATGATCGCTTAGGGCCTATACCATTTCACCGACACTATGATCTGGTAGGCATTACCGCCACCTGCGCCACCGCCGACCGAGGATATGAGATTGCCCAGGAGTTTCGCCAGCGGGGTATTCCCGTAGTTATGGGCGGTTTCCACATAACCCTGCACCCGGAGGAGGCTCTGGAACATTGCGACGCGGTAGTGGTGGGAGAAGCAGAGTCTGTCTGGGAGCAGGTATTGGAAGACGCCCGTCTGAAGCGTTTAAAACCCCGCTATCAGGCCCAGGGCTTTCACGATATGGCGGGTCTGCCCCGACCCCGGGTAGAATTAATGAACTTACGCCGTTATCGGGTCAAGATCATCCCGACCCAGACCAGTCGTGGTTGTCCTTATCATTGCAGTTTTTGCGAAGTTCCCATTGTGTATGGCCATACCTATCGCCGGCGGCCGATCGGTGAGGTTCTGGATGAGATCAAAACCTTGGTAAAAGTTACCAGCCTGCGGAGAATCTATTTTGTCGATGATAATCTTACCGGTCATCGAGATTACGCCAAAGAGTTGTTTAAGGGATTGCAGCCTCTCAATATTCACTGGAGCTGCCTGTGGACCATTAATACTTCAAGGGATGTGGAGCTACTGGATCTAGCCAAAAAAGCAGGCTGTTACCACATCAACATCGGCATCGAGAATGTCTGCCCCGAGAGTATTAACTCTATCGCCAAGGTACAAAACCCAGTGGAGGAGTATGAGTGGCTCTTAGCGCGATTGCGGGAGCGGGGGCTCTTTTATTCCCTGAATTTTATGTTCGGTTTGGACGGCGATACCATGGCGCTGTTCGACAAAACCCTGGAATTTGTCGAGCGCATCAAGGCCCCGATGGCCTTCTTCAATTCCATCACCCCCCGCAGAGGAACACCACTATGGGAGCAGCTCTCCCAAGAGGGTCGGGTACATAAACCGGAGGCGGAGAAGTATCTCGGCATGGTCTGCAATTTCCTGCCGAAACATATGACCCCGGAGCAATGTGAAGCCGGGGTGTGGCGGTGTTTTCAGCAGTTCTATTCCTATCCCTCGATCTTTCGGCGTCTGTTGGCGCCCCCAAACGGGTATATTTTTCAGGGATTGCCCAGCAATCTCTATTTTCATTTTGTGGTCAATAAGCGCATCGATCCGGTGGATTTCTATTGA
- a CDS encoding homocysteine biosynthesis protein — translation MATHQVNKTYREINEKIKKGQAVVVTAEEIIDIVRQKGEVAAARTVDVVTTGTFSPMCSSGVLLNMGHSQPPIRISQSWINRVPAYSGLAAVDLYLGATEPTIDDPLNKVYPGEFKYGGGHVIQDLVAGKKVHLQAESYGTDCYPRKKWERVFTLSELVNAVLLNPRNGYQNYNCAVNATQKIIYTYMGPLRPRLGNANYCTAGQLSPLLNDPYYLTIGIGTRIFLGGGVGYVAWPGTQHNPQVPRAQNGVPMKPAGTLMVMGDLKQMHPRYLIGVSLLGYGCSLAVGLGVPIPLLNEEIARYCAVTDEDILVPVVDYGEDYPHATGRIITHVTYAQLKQGVIEVEGHQINTAPLTSMVRSREIAATLKNWILAGDFLLTEPVELLPSVPRMDFRSPSALEGGEIS, via the coding sequence ATGGCAACACATCAAGTAAATAAAACGTATCGGGAAATTAATGAAAAAATCAAAAAAGGTCAGGCAGTGGTGGTGACGGCGGAAGAAATCATCGATATCGTGCGCCAGAAAGGGGAGGTGGCCGCCGCGCGGACGGTTGATGTAGTCACCACCGGCACCTTCTCCCCCATGTGTTCTTCCGGTGTCCTGCTCAATATGGGCCACAGCCAGCCGCCGATAAGAATCTCGCAGTCCTGGATCAACCGGGTGCCCGCCTATTCCGGATTGGCCGCAGTTGATCTTTACCTGGGCGCCACCGAACCGACCATCGATGATCCCCTGAACAAAGTCTATCCGGGGGAATTTAAATATGGCGGCGGGCATGTCATCCAAGACCTGGTAGCGGGCAAGAAAGTTCACCTACAGGCCGAGTCATACGGAACTGATTGTTATCCCCGCAAAAAGTGGGAGCGCGTCTTCACCCTGTCCGAACTGGTGAACGCCGTTCTCCTGAATCCCCGTAATGGCTATCAGAATTATAACTGTGCCGTGAACGCTACCCAAAAAATTATCTATACCTATATGGGTCCGCTGCGCCCGAGGCTGGGTAATGCCAATTATTGCACCGCCGGCCAACTCAGTCCTTTGCTCAATGATCCATATTATCTCACCATCGGCATCGGCACGCGTATCTTTTTAGGAGGGGGGGTGGGCTATGTCGCCTGGCCGGGCACCCAACATAATCCACAGGTTCCTCGGGCCCAAAACGGGGTGCCGATGAAACCGGCCGGCACCTTAATGGTTATGGGAGACCTCAAGCAGATGCACCCCCGATATCTGATAGGAGTCAGTCTTCTGGGCTATGGCTGCTCTCTGGCAGTAGGATTGGGCGTTCCCATTCCCCTGTTAAACGAGGAGATCGCCCGCTACTGCGCGGTTACGGATGAGGACATCCTGGTGCCGGTGGTGGATTATGGCGAGGACTATCCTCATGCCACCGGCCGGATAATCACCCACGTTACCTATGCCCAATTAAAACAGGGAGTTATCGAAGTTGAGGGTCATCAGATCAATACTGCACCGCTTACCAGTATGGTGCGTTCGCGGGAAATCGCCGCAACCTTGAAAAATTGGATTTTGGCGGGGGATTTCCTCCTCACCGAACCGGTGGAACTCCTGCCCTCCGTTCCCCGAATGGATTTCAGATCGCCTTCGGCGCTGGAAGGTGGGGAGATCTCCTGA
- the larE gene encoding ATP-dependent sacrificial sulfur transferase LarE — MRALLRTWRRVLVLFSGGIDSTLLLKIVADLFGENSAALTFEGPHRPTGETLEARKITRLLGVRHLTEDFDPFGLPDFRENTPERCYACKCEMYRRGWEIASKFEAEVLLDGTNLDDLNDTRPGLKAAQEMGVRSPFLKIGWRKADIRELSRVWQLPGWDRPPQSCLATRFPAYTHLQSQDLQKVDQVETFLGDKGFGPVRCRVHGDLVRLELPLKQRFRLLEPETLTALNLMIREQGWRYATLDLRGYQTGSMNLKE, encoded by the coding sequence TTGCGAGCGCTGCTGCGCACCTGGCGCCGCGTGTTGGTTCTCTTTTCTGGCGGCATCGATTCTACCCTTCTCTTGAAGATAGTGGCCGATCTCTTTGGGGAAAACAGTGCCGCCCTTACCTTCGAGGGACCTCATCGGCCGACGGGAGAGACGTTAGAAGCCCGGAAAATAACCCGGCTACTGGGCGTAAGACACCTCACAGAAGACTTCGATCCCTTTGGCCTGCCGGATTTCCGGGAAAACACCCCCGAACGCTGCTATGCCTGTAAGTGTGAAATGTACCGACGCGGTTGGGAAATCGCCTCCAAATTCGAAGCGGAGGTATTGTTAGACGGGACCAACCTGGATGATCTGAACGACACCCGTCCCGGTCTAAAAGCGGCGCAGGAGATGGGGGTACGAAGTCCATTCCTTAAGATCGGTTGGCGGAAAGCCGATATCCGCGAACTGAGTCGGGTTTGGCAACTGCCGGGCTGGGACCGTCCACCCCAGAGTTGTCTCGCCACCCGCTTTCCGGCCTACACCCATCTTCAGAGCCAGGATCTCCAAAAGGTGGACCAGGTTGAGACATTCTTAGGGGATAAAGGGTTCGGTCCGGTTCGATGTCGGGTGCACGGCGACCTGGTACGACTGGAACTTCCACTCAAGCAGCGGTTCCGGTTGTTAGAGCCTGAAACCCTGACAGCCCTTAATCTGATGATCCGGGAGCAAGGCTGGCGCTATGCGACCCTCGATTTGCGGGGGTATCAGACCGGCAGCATGAATCTTAAAGAATAA
- a CDS encoding HD family phosphohydrolase: MLGSCSPQRYLLEKQKLIEISIALTSETDLNRLLTKIITELRRLTAAEGGSLYLTDRDKLKFEVAQNEALARRFGSDLRCLKYHEIPINQKSIAGYVALTGKTLNLKDVYQIPDNPPYRFDSSFDRRNGYTTKSMLAAPLRDQQGEVVGVIQLVNVLSDSGQILSFSPEDEGLVLALASQAAVAINNVRLLAAIRELFEALMIYSVSAIDARSPHTAGHSRRVAAYSMALAHAVNNCQEGPLAAVSFNELELEELRFSAWLHDIGKIGVRDALLEKKQKLTTDQMEVIRWRFYLARMQAASALEAAELEQDFAFLEQLNRSNHLPAEAAGRLIALAQKTISLNPDVGHLRLTGPGVQNLRQPLLSPPELMALSVQHGNLTPGEYAEIQQHVLHTLHILEKIPFRKHLSQVPRLAASHHERLNGSGYPFQLTASELSYQSRILAIADIFDALTSLDRPYRTADDLEKSLAILKEEVDRGRLDHDLVDLFISGRVYEGVIAEENQA; the protein is encoded by the coding sequence ATGCTGGGAAGCTGTTCTCCCCAAAGATATCTGTTAGAAAAACAGAAGCTTATTGAGATTAGCATCGCCTTGACCAGCGAAACCGATCTGAATCGCCTCTTGACGAAGATTATCACCGAACTGCGCCGTCTTACTGCGGCGGAAGGTGGAAGCCTTTATCTTACCGACAGGGATAAACTGAAATTTGAAGTGGCCCAAAACGAGGCCTTGGCGCGGCGTTTCGGCAGCGATTTGAGGTGTCTTAAATATCATGAAATCCCGATCAACCAGAAAAGTATCGCGGGCTACGTCGCTCTTACCGGCAAAACCCTCAACCTGAAGGATGTCTATCAAATTCCAGACAACCCACCATATCGATTCGATTCCTCCTTCGATCGGCGGAACGGATATACTACCAAGTCAATGTTAGCTGCACCCCTCAGGGACCAACAGGGAGAAGTAGTCGGGGTTATTCAACTCGTCAACGTTCTGAGCGACTCGGGGCAGATTCTATCCTTTTCCCCGGAAGACGAGGGCCTGGTATTGGCTCTGGCTTCCCAGGCGGCGGTAGCAATCAATAACGTTCGCCTCCTGGCGGCGATACGCGAGCTTTTTGAGGCCCTCATGATCTATTCGGTCTCTGCGATTGATGCCCGCAGTCCGCATACCGCCGGGCATTCCCGCCGGGTAGCAGCCTATTCTATGGCGCTTGCCCACGCAGTGAACAACTGTCAGGAAGGTCCTCTCGCCGCCGTATCGTTCAATGAGCTGGAGCTTGAGGAACTGCGTTTTAGTGCCTGGCTGCATGACATCGGTAAGATCGGCGTCCGAGACGCCCTGTTAGAGAAGAAACAAAAGTTGACCACCGATCAGATGGAGGTCATCCGCTGGCGATTTTATCTGGCCCGAATGCAGGCCGCAAGTGCTCTAGAAGCGGCCGAACTCGAGCAGGACTTTGCCTTCTTAGAGCAGCTAAACCGTTCGAATCACCTGCCGGCCGAGGCAGCGGGGCGTTTGATTGCCCTGGCCCAGAAAACGATCAGTTTGAACCCCGATGTTGGCCATCTCAGGCTGACCGGGCCGGGAGTCCAAAACCTGCGGCAGCCGTTGCTGAGCCCGCCAGAGCTGATGGCCCTGTCAGTTCAGCATGGCAACCTGACACCGGGGGAATATGCCGAAATCCAGCAACACGTCCTTCATACCCTGCATATTTTGGAAAAGATTCCGTTCCGCAAACATCTTTCCCAGGTGCCTCGATTGGCCGCCTCACATCATGAACGATTAAACGGTTCAGGATATCCCTTCCAACTGACTGCCTCTGAGTTGTCGTATCAATCCCGCATCCTGGCCATTGCAGATATCTTCGACGCCCTCACCTCCCTGGACCGGCCTTATCGCACTGCCGATGACCTTGAAAAATCCCTGGCGATTCTAAAAGAGGAGGTAGACAGGGGAAGACTTGACCATGATCTGGTGGACCTTTTTATTTCCGGCCGGGTTTATGAAGGCGTTATCGCTGAGGAAAACCAGGCTTGA